A single Bacteroidales bacterium DNA region contains:
- the atpE gene encoding ATP synthase F0 subunit C, whose amino-acid sequence MLLSIILQAVANTALAKFGAALGAGIAAVAAGVGIGRIGGSAMEAIARQPESSGDIRSNMIVAAALIEGVAFFAIVLCLLILFV is encoded by the coding sequence ATGTTACTTTCAATTATTTTGCAAGCAGTGGCTAATACAGCTTTAGCTAAGTTCGGAGCAGCTCTTGGAGCAGGTATTGCAGCTGTTGCAGCAGGTGTAGGTATTGGACGTATCGGTGGTTCGGCAATGGAAGCAATTGCTCGTCAACCCGAATCATCCGGTGACATCCGTTCCAATATGATCGTTGCTGCGGCGCTGATCGAAGGGGTTGCCTTCTTCGCTATTGTATTGTGCTTGCTGATCCTTTTTGTATAA
- a CDS encoding F0F1 ATP synthase subunit B codes for MQLVSPDIGLVFWMLVSFLIVLFLLKKFAWKPILNMLHRREDSIEQALKAADRAREDMEKMKADNEKILDEARMEREKIFREAQEMKEKIVSEARDSARKEQERIMEETRTSIQSEKSAALKEIRELTADLSVQIAEKLLRHELSNDGKQKELLDKLTGELPLN; via the coding sequence ATGCAATTAGTTTCACCCGATATTGGATTGGTATTCTGGATGTTGGTTTCATTTCTGATTGTGCTTTTTTTATTGAAAAAATTTGCATGGAAGCCGATTTTGAACATGCTTCACCGGCGTGAAGATTCTATCGAACAGGCATTGAAAGCTGCCGATCGCGCCAGGGAGGACATGGAGAAGATGAAGGCCGATAATGAAAAAATCCTGGATGAAGCCCGTATGGAACGGGAAAAAATATTCAGGGAGGCTCAGGAAATGAAAGAAAAAATTGTCTCTGAAGCCCGGGATTCTGCTAGAAAAGAGCAGGAACGTATCATGGAAGAGACCCGTACATCCATTCAGTCGGAAAAGAGTGCAGCTCTCAAGGAGATCAGGGAACTGACGGCCGATCTATCCGTACAGATTGCTGAAAAACTGCTTCGTCATGAATTGAGTAATGATGGAAAGCAAAAAGAATTACTGGATAAATTAACCGGGGAATTACCGTTGAATTAG